From the genome of Gorilla gorilla gorilla isolate KB3781 chromosome 4, NHGRI_mGorGor1-v2.1_pri, whole genome shotgun sequence, one region includes:
- the CCL14 gene encoding C-C motif chemokine 14 produces the protein MKISVAAIPFFLLITIALGTKTESSSRGPYHPSECCFTYTTYKIPRQRIMDYYETNSQCSKPGIVFITKRGHSICTNPSDEWVQDYIKDMEEN, from the exons ATGAAGATCTCCGTGGCTGccattcccttcttcctcctcatcaCCATCGCCCTAGGGACCAAGACTGAATCCTCCTCGC GGGGACCTTACCACCCCTCAGAGTGCTGCTTCACCTACACTACCTACAAGATCCCGCGTCAGCGGATTATGGATTACTATGAGACCAACAGCCAGTGCTCCAAGCCCGGAATTGT CTTCATCACCAAAAGGGGCCATTCCATCTGTACCAACCCCAGTGACGAGTGGGTCCAGGACTATATCAAGGACATGGAGGAGAACTGA
- the CCL16 gene encoding C-C motif chemokine 16, whose product MKVSEAALSLLVLILIITSASCSQPKVPEWVNTPSTCCLKYYEKVLPRRLVVGYRKALNCHLPAIIFVTKRNREVCTNPNDDWVQEYIKDPNLPLLPTRNLSTVKIITAKNGQPQLLNSQ is encoded by the exons ATGAAGGTCTCCGAGGCTGCCCTGTCTCTCCTTGTCCTCATCCTTATCATTACTTCTGCTTCTTGCAGCCAGCCAA AAGTTCCTGAGTGGGTGAACACCCCATCCACCTGCTGCCTGAAGTATTATGAGAAAGTGTTGCCAAGGAGACTAGTGGTGGGATACAGAAAGGCCCTCAACTGTCACCTGCCAGCAATCAT CTTCGTCACCAAGAGGAACCGAGAAGTCTGCACCAACCCCAATGACGACTGGGTCCAAGAGTACATCAAGGATCCCAACCTACCTTTGCTGCCTACCAGGAACTTGTCCACGGTTAAAATTATTACAGCAAAGAATGGTCAACCCCAGCTCCTCAACTCCCAGTGA